From Myxococcota bacterium:
CGGCGACCAGTACAACCTGGCCGCGCCCACGTCGAGCCTCGTCTCGTACGCCATTGCGACCTCGGATGCCAGTGCGATCTCCCAGGCGACCACCGCCGGCGTCGGGACCACGATGCTCTCCAGCGCGAGGTCGAATGCGAACCTGGGCAGCTCCGCGACGGCCGACGTCCACACCCTTCACGGCGTGATCTACGACCTGCACTCCCAGTCTCTCGGGGAGATGGACACGAACGGGATGGTGCACGCGGCGGCCTGGGTGGGTCAGACCGAGACCGTCGCGCAGGCCGCTGGCCACGTCTCCGAGCCCCAGACGGCGGGTGTCTACATGGCGGCCGTCGACGGCGGCACGCCCTGGCTCGCCGGCAACCCGCACGCCATCGACTCACTCCACACTGCCGACCCGAACTCCGAGAACGAGGTCGTGGCGCAGGGACTGTTCAGCGGCACCGCGGGCACCAGCGACTGGAATCTGATCGCGAACGCCACGCTCAACGAGGGCAAGTTCAACGCTCCGCGGGCGTTCAACGTGAAGGTCGGATTCCTCGACTCCACGTTCTCTTCGGACCTTCACCTGCTCACCGTCCAGGTGCTGGTGAACGGCACCTCGGTCGCGAGCTACAGCTTCGGCGACAGCGCCAGCGCGGAGGCCGGGCTCGACGACCTGGTGCTCGCGATCGACCCGGCCCTGTACGAGAACACGGCGACCTCCACGTTCGAGGTCCGCATGGCGGGTCAGTCGGACAGCGCGACGGACGGCTTCTTCAGCAACTTCGTGCTCATGGCCACCGTCCCCGAGCCTGCGCCGCTGGCTCTCTTCGCGCTCGGGATCACGCTGCTGGCGCTGCGGAGACGCCTTTTCGCCTAGCCGGCCGGATCGGGTAAGGTGCGGTCTCGAGGAGGGATCATGACCGCACCGTGCGAGGGCCTGCGCATCGTCGAGGTCGCGAACTGGGTGGCGGGGCCGGCGGCCTGCGCGCTGTTCCGCGACATGGGCGCAGAGGTGCTGAAGGTCGAGCCGCCCGCCGGCGACACGCTGCGCCAGTTCAAGATGCGCAACCTCGGCTACGACACCGACCTGAACACCGCGTTCGAGATCGACAACCGCGGCAAGCGCTCGATCGTGATCGACCTCGAGAAGCCCTCGGCGCGCGGCGTGGTCGAGAGACTCGTGGCCGACGCCGACGTGTTCCTCACCAACCTGACCACCCCGCGGCGCGAGAAGTACGGACTCACCTTCGACAACCTGTCGCGCGTGAATCCGCGGCTCGTGTACACCTCGCTCACCGGCTATGGCACGACCGGCCCCGACCAGGGGCGCCCGGGCTTCGACTTCGCGGCGTTCTGGGCCCGCTCGGGGCTGATGGGATCGCTGGGCGAGCCGCCCTCGCCGCCTCCGCTGTGCCGCGGCGGCCAGGGCGATCACACCACGGCGTTGAACCTCGTGCTCTCGACCTTGCTGGCGCTGCGCGTGCGCGATCAGACCGGCCGCGCGCAGTACGCCGAGGTGAGTCTCTACGGCACGGGCATGTGGACCCTGGCGAGTGACCTGTCGGCCGCGCTCGTGACTCGCACCCACCCGCCGCGCCACGACCGCAGCGCGCCCGCCAATCCGATCTGGAACACCTACCGCACGTCGGACGGCCGCTGGCTCCTGCTCGTGCACCCCGACTCCCAGCCCTTCTGGCCGCGCTTCTGCGCCGCGGTCGAGGAGCCGGGCTGGGCCGCCGACCCGCGCTTCGATACCCCGCTGAAGCGCACGGCCGCGAACCGCGAGCTGGCCGAGGCGATCTCGGCGCGCTTCGCGGCGCGCGACTACTCGCACTGGTCCGATGCGCTCGACCGCGAGAAGCTGATCTGGGCGCCGGTGGCGACGCTCGACGAGGTCGTGAGCTGCCCGCAGGCGCGGTCGATCGGCGCGTTCACGCCGCTCGAGCATCCCCAGCACGGGCGCTTCGAGACCATGGCCGCGCCGTTCGCGTTGGCGGGCGCGGAGATCGCGGCGGAGAGCTCGCGCCCCGCCGCCTGTCGTTTCTGCGGCGTGTCGTAGCGCGAGTCAGTGGCCCAGGAGGGCTCGCCGATCGCCGCGCAGAAGCGCGGCCAGAAGGGCTGTGAGTCGGGGTGCACGAGCAGGAACCAGCGCCCGTCGCCCGTCTGGTAGGTGTTCCAGATCGGGTTCGGCGGCGCCGTGCGGTCGTGGCGCGGCGGCT
This genomic window contains:
- a CDS encoding CoA transferase is translated as MTAPCEGLRIVEVANWVAGPAACALFRDMGAEVLKVEPPAGDTLRQFKMRNLGYDTDLNTAFEIDNRGKRSIVIDLEKPSARGVVERLVADADVFLTNLTTPRREKYGLTFDNLSRVNPRLVYTSLTGYGTTGPDQGRPGFDFAAFWARSGLMGSLGEPPSPPPLCRGGQGDHTTALNLVLSTLLALRVRDQTGRAQYAEVSLYGTGMWTLASDLSAALVTRTHPPRHDRSAPANPIWNTYRTSDGRWLLLVHPDSQPFWPRFCAAVEEPGWAADPRFDTPLKRTAANRELAEAISARFAARDYSHWSDALDREKLIWAPVATLDEVVSCPQARSIGAFTPLEHPQHGRFETMAAPFALAGAEIAAESSRPAACRFCGVS